A window of Solea solea chromosome 18, fSolSol10.1, whole genome shotgun sequence contains these coding sequences:
- the tpgs1 gene encoding tubulin polyglutamylase complex subunit 1 — protein sequence MADKEKRRSGVAAPEMPEMPEGKATKSDSDREFLSQAGVGELLRGAILKMVEARSDDPIGFLADHFCHLASMSDRGAGTAGCGDGDQLSNGPPSAGAREQQHLNRALWHLRLAHHSQRSAFSNNVRVAYDLLNLTGPGKHPGETPEGQEGSCTESPTGGGGGGEGEGGGVRGSLYTQTLQCLCSEGGVPASTSAPLLRRLHCHDHEAVPYDVFRHGVLTCAVFSDYIRQAQRLYAEVCCPDEGPASRALCLAVLGTLKEALETSQGCDATCCVNANTKANVCLEANVKAIRYLKASAKISPHKLAAAMSGAQARGPGGNMDAKEFENAAADLFITRVKVVS from the exons ATGGCGGACAAAGAGAAACGCCGGTCAGGAGTCGCTGCTCCCGAGATGCCCGAGATGCCCGAGGGCAAGGCCACCAAATCGGACAGCGACCGGGAGTTTCTGTCGCAGGCGGGAGTAGGAGAGCTGCTCCGCGGCGCCATCCTCAAGATGGTCGAGGCCAGGTCGGACGATCCTATCGGGTTTCTTGCCGACCACTTCTGCCACCTGGCCTCCATGTCGGACAGAGGCGCCGGCACAGCTGGATGCGGCGACGGGGATCAGCTGAGCAACGGCCCGCCGAGCGCAGGCGCCCGAGAGCAGCAGCATCTCAACCGGGCGCTATGGCACCTGCGCCTGGCGCATCACTCCCAGAG ATCTGCCTTCAGCAACAATGTCCGTGTGGCCTACGACCTCCTGAACCTCACAGGGCCCGGCAAACATCCAGGTGAGACTCCTGAGGGCCAGGAAGGCTCCTGCACCGAGAGccccacaggaggaggaggaggtggtgaaggtgagggaggaggagtgagaggtAGCCTCTACACACAGACTCTGCAGTGTCTGTGCAGTGAGGGTGGAGTCCCTGCCTCCACCTCCGCTCCGCTCCTCCGGCGGCTCCACTGCCACGACCATGAGGCCGTCCCTTACGATGTCTTCCGCCACGGCGTGCTCACGTGTGCCGTTTTCTCAGACTACATCCGACAGGCTCAGAGGCTTTACGCCGAGGTCTGCTGCCCAGACGAAGGGCCTGCCTCGCGGGCACTGTGTCTGGCTGTGCTGGGGACCCTGAAGGAAGCACTGGAGACTTCCCAGGGCTGTGATGCCACCTGCTGCGTTAATGCGAACACTAAAGCAAATGTCTGTCTGGAGGCGAATGTGAAGGCTATCCGCTACCTGAAGGCCAGCGCCAAGATCTCTCCCCACAAGTTAGCTGCGGCCATGTCTGGGGCACAGGCGCGGGGTCCAGGTGGCAACATGGACGCCAAAGAGTTTGAGAATGCAGCAGCAGATTTGTTCATCACTCGAGTTAAAGTAGTGTCCTAG
- the LOC131444330 gene encoding uncharacterized protein LOC131444330, which translates to MVEEEELRSFMFLMTYMLLKRRRDINNANVQRRNEIQRRVRHRQYFLQRQRRMLMMMIAGNMPSNARIRTRPWVSTPRTDWWERVVMTEFQPSDWLDKFRMSQETFFYLCDKLRPRLARQDTCFRLALPVEKRVAVALWRLASNIEYRTISTLFGVGKSTLCRCVRDMCHAIVALLSSSYLRTPDEQELEDSAQLFLSRFGFPHCVAAVATLHTAIISPSNNASDYANPAGWLSVLSQVAVNGRGQFWDVCASFPGGTDPADILQNSSLWATAAEGGLSPATLPIFMGKPLRYVLLGETCYPLQSWLMNAYPEEKGRGASHVALTESQQLFNQQVTRALQVSEEALLRLRARWQCLSKRNDCGLDVVPTMILACCILHNICESHGDAFKVEWQMEVSESESPQPSHKQLLSTSLDQSHAEDVRNLFCDYFELQNN; encoded by the exons ATGGTGGAAGAGGAAGAGCTGCGGTCTTTTATGTTCCTGATGACTTACATGCTGCTGAAGCGCAGGAGGGACATAAACAACGCAAACGTCCAGAGGCGCAATGAGATTCAAAGACGCGTCAGACACCGACAGTATTTCctccagagacagaggaggatgCTCATG aTGATGATAGCAGGAAATATGCCCTCCAATGCCCGCATCCGCACACGTCCCTGGGTCTCCACTCCAAGAACTGACTGGTGGGAGCGGGTGGTGATGACAGAATTCCAgccctctgattggctggacaAGTTCCGCATGAGCCAGGAGACGTTTTTCTACCTCTGTGACAAACTGAGGCCTCGTCTGGCTCGCCAGGACACCTGCTTCCGCCTGGCACTGCCGGTTGAGAAACGTGTCGCAGTGGCTTTGTGGCGCCTGGCATCAAACATCGAGTACCGCACCATCAGCACTCTGTTCGGTGTGGGGAAGTCCACCTTGTGCCGGTGTGTCAGAGACATGTGTCACGCCATCGTAGCGCTCCTCAGCTCATCCTACCTGCGAACTCCCGATGAACAGGAGCTGGAAGATTCAGCACAGCTCTTCCTGTCTCGTTTTGGTTTTCCTCACTGTGTTGCTGCCGTAGCAACACTCCATACTGCTATCATCTCTCCATCTAACAATGCATCCGACTATGCTAATCCTGCCGGTTGGCTTTCAGTGCTgtctcag GTGGCTGTCAACGGCCGAGGGCAATTCTGGGATGTGTGTGCCAGTTTCCCAGGTGGGACGGACCCAGCTGACATCTTACAGAACTCATCACTGTGGGCCACAGCTGCAGAGGGTGGACTATCGCCTGCTACACTACCCATTTTCATGGGAAAACCACTCAG GTATGTGCTGCTGGGAGAGACCTGCTACCCGCTGCAAAGCTGGCTGATGAATGCTTATCCTGAAGAAAAAGGCAGAGGAGCAAGTCACGTGGCACTGACGGAGTCACAGCAGCTCTTTAACCAGCAAGTCACCAGAGCGCTCCAAGTGTCTGAGGAGGCGCTGCTGAGGCTGAGGGCACGCTGGCAGTGTCTGAGCAAGAGGAACGACTGCGGACTGGATGTGGTTCCCACCATGATCCTGGCTTGCTGCATTCTGCACAACATTTGCGAGTCCCATGGGGACGCCTTCAAGGTAGAGTGGCAGATGGAGGTGTCCGAATCAGAGAGCCCTCAGCCCAGCCACAAGCAACTCCTCTCAACCAGTTTGGACCAAAGTCATGCCGAAGACGTCCGGAACCTCTTCTGTGATTATTTTGAGCTCCAAAATAATTGA